A region from the Chromatiales bacterium 21-64-14 genome encodes:
- a CDS encoding cell division protein FtsZ, producing the protein MFELMDAYSQNAVIKVIGVGGGGGNAVQHMLAQNIEGVDFICANTDAQALKNTQARTVLQLGSTITKGLGAGANPDVGRHAAMEDRDRIIEVIEGADMLFITAGMGGGTGTGGAPVVAQVAKELGILTVAVVTKPFPFEGAKRMQIAVAGIKDLSQYVDSLITIPNEKLLSVLGKAISLLDAFKAANDVLRGAVQGIAELITRPGLINVDFADVRTVMSEMGMAMMGSGVATGTDRAREAAEAAIASPLLEDVNLAGARGILVNITAGPDMAIGEFEEVGNTVKEFASENATVVVGTVIDPEMRDELRVTVVATGLGARERHEEPPVKLVQRNKNGEIDYDQLERPTVIRKQAVHDHRLPSESDLDYLDIPAFLRRQAD; encoded by the coding sequence ATGTTTGAGCTAATGGATGCGTACAGCCAGAACGCAGTGATCAAGGTCATCGGTGTCGGCGGCGGTGGCGGGAACGCCGTGCAGCACATGTTGGCCCAGAACATCGAGGGTGTCGATTTTATCTGTGCCAATACGGACGCACAGGCGCTGAAGAATACGCAGGCACGCACGGTGTTGCAGCTCGGCAGCACTATTACCAAGGGGCTGGGTGCAGGAGCCAACCCGGACGTAGGCCGCCACGCGGCGATGGAGGACCGCGACCGGATCATCGAGGTGATCGAAGGCGCCGACATGTTGTTCATCACTGCGGGCATGGGCGGTGGCACGGGGACTGGGGGCGCGCCGGTGGTGGCCCAGGTGGCCAAGGAACTCGGCATCCTCACGGTGGCGGTGGTGACCAAACCATTCCCCTTCGAGGGCGCCAAGCGTATGCAGATCGCGGTGGCGGGCATCAAGGATCTGTCCCAGTACGTGGACTCTCTGATCACCATTCCCAACGAGAAACTGCTCAGCGTGCTGGGTAAGGCCATCAGTCTGCTGGACGCCTTCAAGGCGGCCAACGACGTTTTGCGCGGCGCAGTGCAGGGGATCGCGGAGCTGATTACCCGGCCGGGGCTGATCAACGTCGATTTCGCAGACGTACGCACCGTCATGTCGGAGATGGGTATGGCCATGATGGGCTCCGGGGTGGCAACCGGTACTGATCGTGCCCGGGAGGCCGCGGAGGCCGCTATTGCCAGCCCGTTGCTGGAGGACGTCAACTTGGCCGGGGCGCGCGGCATCCTGGTCAATATTACCGCCGGGCCTGATATGGCCATCGGGGAGTTCGAGGAAGTGGGCAATACGGTTAAGGAATTCGCATCGGAGAACGCTACTGTCGTGGTTGGCACGGTGATCGATCCCGAAATGCGCGATGAGTTGCGGGTCACTGTGGTGGCTACCGGGCTGGGTGCTCGGGAACGGCACGAGGAACCACCAGTCAAGCTGGTCCAACGCAACAAAAACGGCGAGATCGACTACGATCAATTGGAGCGGCCGACGGTGATTCGCAAGCAGGCGGTGCACGATCATCGCCTGCCCAGCGAATCGGACCTGGACTATCTGGACATCCCGGCGTTCCTGCGCCGTCAGGCGGACTGA
- a CDS encoding cell division protein FtsA, protein MAKKPEKNLIVGLDIGTSKVVAIVGEITPEGGIEIIGIGSNPSRGLKKGVVVNIESTVHSIQRAVEEAELMAGCQIHSVYAGIAGSHIRSLNSHGIVAIRDKEVSSSDVDRVIDAARAVAIPADQRILHILPQEFVIDGQEGIRDPVGMSGVRLEAKVHMVTGAVSAAQNIIKCVRRCGLEVDDVILEQLASSQSVLTDDEKELGVCLVDIGGGTTDIAVFTEGSIRHTAVIPIAGDQVTNDIAVALRTPTQHAEDIKIKYACALTQLTGPDETIEVPSVGDRPARRLARQTLAEVVEPRYEELFTLIQAELRRSGFEELVAAGFVLTGGSAKMEGVIDLAEEIFHMPVRLGTPQYVAGLADVVRNPIYSTGVGLLLFGQQHRGSRAPVSAVGRGLRGAWDRMKSWFQGNF, encoded by the coding sequence ATGGCAAAAAAGCCGGAAAAGAATCTGATCGTCGGCCTCGACATCGGTACGTCGAAGGTGGTGGCGATCGTCGGCGAAATAACCCCTGAGGGGGGTATCGAGATCATCGGAATCGGCTCCAATCCGTCGCGCGGCCTCAAAAAGGGCGTGGTGGTCAACATCGAGTCCACGGTCCACTCCATCCAGCGGGCGGTGGAAGAAGCGGAACTCATGGCGGGATGCCAAATTCACTCCGTCTACGCGGGGATCGCGGGCAGTCACATCCGCAGCCTCAACTCCCACGGTATTGTGGCGATCCGCGACAAGGAGGTCAGTTCCAGCGATGTGGATCGCGTTATCGATGCGGCGCGCGCCGTGGCGATCCCCGCCGACCAGCGCATCCTGCACATCCTGCCCCAGGAGTTCGTGATCGACGGGCAGGAGGGGATACGCGATCCGGTGGGTATGTCCGGGGTACGCCTCGAGGCCAAGGTGCACATGGTGACCGGCGCGGTCAGTGCGGCCCAGAACATCATCAAGTGCGTGCGCCGTTGCGGCTTGGAGGTGGACGACGTGATCCTCGAGCAGCTCGCCTCCAGCCAGTCGGTGCTTACCGACGACGAGAAGGAACTTGGGGTATGCCTGGTGGACATCGGTGGCGGCACTACTGATATCGCGGTGTTCACTGAGGGTTCGATCCGTCACACCGCGGTGATCCCCATCGCCGGAGACCAGGTGACCAACGACATCGCGGTGGCGTTGCGCACTCCGACGCAACACGCCGAGGACATCAAGATCAAGTACGCCTGCGCGCTGACCCAGCTGACCGGGCCGGACGAGACCATCGAGGTGCCCAGCGTCGGTGACCGGCCGGCGCGGCGGTTGGCGCGCCAAACGCTCGCGGAGGTGGTGGAGCCGCGCTACGAGGAACTGTTTACCCTGATTCAGGCGGAGTTGCGTCGCAGCGGGTTCGAGGAACTGGTCGCGGCCGGTTTCGTGCTGACCGGGGGCAGCGCCAAGATGGAGGGAGTGATCGACCTCGCGGAGGAGATCTTCCATATGCCGGTGCGCCTCGGGACGCCGCAGTACGTGGCGGGCCTGGCGGACGTGGTGCGCAATCCGATCTATTCCACTGGGGTGGGGTTGCTGCTCTTCGGGCAGCAGCACCGCGGGTCGCGCGCCCCGGTGTCGGCGGTGGGTCGTGGGCTGCGCGGGGCATGGGATCGGATGAAGAGCTGGTTTCAAGGAAACTTCTGA